Genomic segment of Nyctibius grandis isolate bNycGra1 chromosome 34 unlocalized genomic scaffold, bNycGra1.pri SUPER_34_unloc_4, whole genome shotgun sequence:
CTCTGTGTCAGCCCCTCTCCCAGGGAAAGACCCCTGGCCCAGGGGCTCCTCAGGCTGTTCCAGCTTCCCCAGCAAGAGAGAAGCCTGCCCCGAGCTGATGCATTCAGATGTAGGTTTCTCTTGGTCATTTATTTCCCCCTGGAAGCACAGAGTTGCTcctttgctcttctccagggaTGTCCCTGTGCCCATGGAACCTTTCACCAGGGAAGCAGGTCTGTGCTGGCCTGACTGGCCATTCCTACCCATTCCCTGTGCTCTCCATAGGCCCCAAGCTGTTGGCACTTCTCTGCAGAGTGAGCGGGCTGTGGtgcctgaaagcaatggggtgATAGTCCCAGGCAGATCCCTGTTAATCATTCACCACCTCTGGGGGAACTGGGCACCCACAGGTGAAGCTGAGCCCAGGCCCATTCTCTAACACATTGCCCCATGCTCTCCTCCTCTCAGCACAGCAACACAGTGGCCTTGTGGGGGCAATTTCTTCAGCCTGACCTCAGCTTCGGGAGAAGAGCCCAACCTCCAGACACCAGCGTTGAAGAAATCCCCTTTTATTACAGAGATGGGACATGGGAGGGCAGCTGTACCATTGTGCCAGGCACACGTGAACAGGAGTCTGGGTCGGACAGGCTGGTTTCATGCCTCCGCTGAAGTGAGGTGGATGCAGACATTCCTGGACAAACATCATTATCACAGATAAAATGCCCAAAGCACAGGAGATTCCCCAGATGAATTTGAAATCACTTCTGAAGAGACATGGGCAGGTTAATGCTGCTGAGAGACAGCTGATTGGATCACCTTCTTCAATGTGTCTTTAAGCTCctggttcctcatgctgtagatgagagggttcactgctggaggcaccactGAGTACAGAACTGCCATCACcacatccagggatggggaggagatggagggggaTTTCAGGTAGGCACACATAGCAGCTTAAAAGGTGTCcataaaatcagttttctaaTGGCAACCTTGAGCTCcttgttcctcatgctgtagatgatggggttcactgctggaggtacCACTGAATACAGAACTACCACCACAAGATCAAGGGGTGGGGAAGAGATAGCGGGGGGCTTCAGGTAGGAGAATGATGCTGTGCTAACAAACAGGGAGACCACAaccaggtgagggaggcacgtggaaaaggctttgtgccgtccttgctcagaggggatcctcagcacgGCCCTGAAGATCCGCACATAGGACaccacaatgaaaacaaaacacataatTTCCACAAAGACACTAACCACAATAAGCCCAACTTCCCTGCGGTAGgagtgtgagcaggagagcCTGAGGATctgggggatttcacagaagaactggtccacGACATTGCCTTGGCAAAGtggtagtgaaaatgtattggccgTGTGCACTGCAGAAGTGAGTAAAGCAccaccccaggcagctgctgccatgtggacacaagctctgctgtCCAGGAGGGTCCcgtagtgcaggggtttgcagatggcaacgtAGCGGTCGTAGGCCATGactgtgagaagaaaatattcccCTACAattgagaagggaaagaaaaagacctgtGCAGCACATCCCAAGAAGGAGATGGCCCTGGTGTCCCAGAGGGAGTTGGCCATGGCTTTGGGGACAGTGGTGGAGATGGAGCCCAGGTCAAGGAGGGAGAgattgaggaggaagaagtacacGGGGGTGTGGAGGTGGTGGTCGCAGGCTATGGTGGTTATGATGAGACTATTGctcaggagggcagccaggtagatgcccaggaagagaCAGAAGTGCAAGAACTGCAGCTCCCGCGTGTCTGCaaatgccaggaggaggaagtgggtgATGGAGTTGTTGTTGttggacatttttttcctctgggcCTGGGGACCTGTGCAAGGAGGGAAAGTCATTGACAAGTTAGAGGAGACCTTTCTGAGCAAAACCAAACCGATTTCCTACAGACCCTCCCCTGGCTACACACCCTGCCccccattttccttttctaggaGACCTTCCTTCAGCTCCATGGCTGAAGCTCTGGTTTGGTAGAGGtgtcagccctgctctgcagtaGTGAGTTCATGGGAATGGTGGAAGCAGGGGCCAGTCCTGGTGTTTAACTTTGTCAGATGAAACCACCCCTAAGGCAGAAGGGCTTGTCAGCATCTGCACTCCATTTTCTAAGGAATGAGGATGGCAGAAGGCAggttttaaagtttctttttaaaaaagttccgTCATCTTATTCCGTCATCTTATTTTGGGATGTCAGAACCCCTCAGTATTTCTGCTGCACTTGGGGAGAACTGAGTGAATCCTGCAAGGCAAGAGGATTGCCCGTGGCTTAGTGTAGAGCAAGGGGAGCTGGTCTGTCCCTCAGTCCCAGACTCCCTGGGCTTGCACCTTTCTGAGACTGAAGGAGACCACACTGCGATGTTTCCTTGATAAGCCAGCAGAcgctgctgagagcagagggatcCACAGCAGACACTAAATGTCTCACCCTTATTCAAGGTCTCAACACCCCAATTCTAGCCCAGGACACTTATGCCTCATTTCACCAACCCAACAGCATTTCTTTGGTCATAGCATCTCTGTGCTTATCCGTGGGGCTTTCAGATAACACAAAGATGCTATGGGATAGGGTTGCATCCTGGAGGGCAGCTCACACCTGGGAAGAACACCCCAAGAAGGTACATTAAGTGTTTTCATGATGGTATCTCACTAAGGGAAAACCAGCTCATTTCCCAGCCCCACCAATTCTATTGCCCAGATCTCCACAGGTGACAGGAAAGCTGGGACACTTGTTCCCATGGACACACCTGCAGGAAAGGACCCACAAGATCAGTGTgtgactctgcagctgaaactcCCATCCCCAGAGCGCCTGACTGCAAATCCAAAATAACAACAGGAATAACACAGACAAGTGGAGAAACAAGGAGATACAGTGAGGGTCTGGCTGAgagaggccagggcagaggcagctgggcCCTCAGGACAGAGTTACCCTTACCCAGCTGAGCACGCCACCTCCCAGACTCTACCATTGCtgggcagctgctctcagcccctgtgctctgcagagggaagagggaacgtggctggagagctgcaccacagctctgctggagctgtgCCTGCAGAGGAGGGGGTTCACGTCTTGGACGCAATGGCCCTGAGGGCAGAGGCTTtggtgggtgggagaggaggccaGGGGACTTGCTCAGAGGAAGGGGTCTGCACTGGAGGGGATCACACAGTTTTCTGAATTCTCCCTCCCACAACATTTCTGGTTTAAAGTTTCCTCTCATTCCCTGATCATatctctgctgcctggagatTCTCACCCCGGGAGGTGTTTCCCTATGCCATGTCTTTCCCTTGTCAGTGCTCACAGACCCCATCACAACCTCTGTGCACTCACCTTGGCCCTACAGAAACCTGTCTGTTTGCAGGGCATGGGCTGGGCGCATGTTCCTGTTTGCATGTTTAAAAGGGCAGGTCAAAACAACCCTGGTGGGTCCAGCAAAGGTGATGCTGGTGCTGTCCACAggaaggagtggctgaaggCACTTTAGGAGGCTCTCAGCAGACCTACTGATCACTCAAAGTTACAGCTCAGTTGTCTCAATGACCAGTCTTGACAGGTGTTTTTAGATTTCTCTTTCCCACCTCCACCCCTTTCCTGTCCCCCACCCTCAGAGCagcaaactgaaaacacagtCTCAGGAAATCTCTTTATCTTATAATAAATTCTACCTTGACCTTCCTCTTGAAACATCGCCTTGGAAGTTTCCTAGTGGTGATCTGGAGCTCTGAGCAGCCCTGACCCACACAGCACCCTCTCGACAGCAGGAAGACCctgtcctgccctgccaggggCTGCTCCTTCCACTCACAGCTTCTCCCCACAGCTCCATGAAGAGCTCCCcaggcaggctgagtgctgaccctggcaggcagcagagtccctgccccagcacacagccccctgaggTGCAGGGACCCTGCCCGGTAGGATAGCCCTGGGAACCCCTGGCTGCACACCTCTACAGTCATCCCCAGCAGAAGGCATCCATCATGCCCTGTCCCTCTGACAGTGCAGCAGGAGATCCCTGCTCAGGAGCATGTTCTTCTGCTCTACAACAGATAAACTGCGAGAGTCTTCCTGACAGATCCTGTAAGCCGTGGGAGGTACCAGCTTTAGAGGTCCCTCCAGGATCTGCACCTGCATTGTCCTGCACCCAGAGACTTACCGTGTTAAGGACTGTGAAGATTTCTCCCCTAGTGAGCTCTCACCATCCTCAGACTGCCTttaacctctctctgcctcactcctctcccctcagtgcctgcaggcagtgccctcagccctgctgtgctttgcagaggagctgctcctggacAGAGCTGTCTCTGCAGTGCTCCCTGATTGCCTTGggctccctccatcccatgagcccagcccagctcagcagcagcaaaacagccCAAGGTGTCACTTGCTCTGCCCCCTCTGGGCTCCCTTGATTTGTCCCTGGGACTCATGAGgaacctgctgtgaaacaggctgaagGAATCACTGATGTGCCCtccctcagctggggagggacaCTGAGTTTCAGCAGTGGCATTTCTCCTATCAGGAAAAGAGTTAGGTCGAAAAATCACCTTTTCTTGACCCATCTTTAGACAGGACAGCCAGACAGGGACAGGCAGAGCTCTTCTTTATCCCTGCTGAGGGAAGAGAGTCAGCTGAGTCAATGGAGGCATCTCATCCTGGGTTTGTGGTCCTGGGGCTTGAAGGGGACTCAGCTCCCTCTGAAGAACACACAAGCCTACAAGAGGTGGGATTCCTCTTGCCTCACTTCAGGTGTGCATTAAATAGGCACCTGCATGTGAGCTCCTTGTCTCAGCTCCCATGCTAATTACTGGAGGTGGAGGCCAGGAGTGAGCTGTTCAGGTGCAAATGTCTCATGATGTTTAAGGTGTCAGGAGTGGTTGAAGTTATGGGCAGGTACCTGCAAACTCAAATGGAGCAGTTCCTAGAGACAGGACAGCATCTGTGGGCATCCTCTGGGAATTTCCTTTGGCCACCTGAAATGCCAGCTGATGCCCAAAATAAGGGCAACTGAACCTGTCCCTTCTCATTAAGTTCAGGGCAGTTTATAGAGTTATCAATTTGAATGATTTGAGTCGTGTGCCATAGGGAGAGCTCagcctctctcttcttcttctgctATATTTACTAGATTGCCACTGATGACGTAGGCAGTTGTTCCATGTTCGTCCCCACATTGCCTTACAGAATTCAGGGTATCTACTCAATTTCATGTTCAAAACCAGGCCCACGGAGCTACGTGAGATGCCAGAGCCGGCAGGGACAGCAcaggacctacaggaaagcaatTCCCATTCAGGGTCGGTGCATGACAGGCACCAAGACAGCGTGACAGAGAGTACGATCTGGTGCCTGTGTGTCATTGACGGTTGGCATCAGTCAGAGACATCAGTCATCAGGTGCCATAAGAGAGGCAAGTCCTGTCCCTTCTCTACATGGTAGCTGCAGGCTTTGTGTGAACACAGAGCACATCACACTGGGGTCTTTACTCACTCCCTTGATTCAATAAAGGAACAGCCAGTCACTTTAACAGTGTGCCTGGGTACATCTTGTCTTCAAAGACAGCATCCTCTAGGCACAGCAATGGTTCATCTCAAAACTCAATTGAAACTCAAAAGGGAATTCAAGGGCACCAAGATGAGCTGTTGCTACTTCTGGAACAGCTAAAGGAGGCTCAGAAATTCTGTGGGACCACTGCTAAATTTCGAAGAGTAGGTGCAGAGATATCTGAGATACTCTATGTTCTCTTTGCCTCAGTTACCACCAGCAAGGTCTCCCAGGCCTTTGTGCTTTGAGGCAGGActctggaggggaaaaagcagccATGGGTGGGGATCATGACAGGGGTTACTTGAGCAAACTGCACCTTTACCAGTCCCTGGGGCCATAAGGGCTGTATCCAATGATGCTGAGAGAGGTATTCACCAGGAGGTGCTGGACTGTTATGATCCCAGGAAGAAAGGCACTCAGACTCCGTGAGGTATCATTCAGAATGCTGTTCATTAGTGCTAGCACTGTAAGGAGAGAATCATATAGCTAATCTTATGTCCCTTTAGATGGTGGGAACCCCAGGTGGTGTAACATTGAATGGGCCTCCAACCTACATGTAGCACGCCATAGAAGAGAGCGTCCTGGTTTGGACATTCAAGCTACTGCAGGATTTTCTTACAAGGAAATGACACTATTTATCATTTCTGCAGTCAAACAGAAACGACGTTCTCATGAGAACTTCTTGCTGCACTGTCAGACACAGGCAAAGTCATGCAAGTGGCATGATGGCCAGTATGGattgggagctgcctgcaggctcctCTGTGACAGAAAGCTGCTGAGGTTGTCCTGTGGCCAAGGGATCtgtccagcacagcacagcacatccGTGAAGATCACACTGTACATGTAGCACAGAACAGCCCAGTACTAACTGCTCAAGTTTCCCTGTGAGGAGGCTGTCCTCCACCCTGGTGCCACAGATGAGGTGCTGCAGCCCAAATGCACACTTCCAGGTAGAGCTGTAGGTCCATTGCTTGTCACAGAACTGTGACATTTTTGGATCAAAAGAGTAGAATAGAATTGCATAGCATAGgctagactagactagactagactagactagaacagaacagagcagaacagagtagaatagttcagttggaagggatttACAACCATCATCTaatccaactgcctgaccacttcagggctgacctaaagttaaagcatgttgttaagggcattgtccaaaggcctcttaaacactgacaggcttggggcatggaccacctctccaggaagcctgttccactgtttggCCACCCTcctggtaaagaaatgcttccctatgtcaagtctgaacctcccaTGACAGATGCAGCTTTGAACTGTTCCCAtgcatcctgtcactggataccagggagaagagctcagcaccttcctctccacttcgcctcctcaggaagctgtagagtgATGAGGTTACCCcttagcctccttttctccaaactaggTAAACGCAGAGTCCTAAACCCCTCCTCaaaggacatgccttccagccctttcaccagctttgttgccctcctctggatgcattcaagaagcacacacagaaatcaaggtgAAGCCACACCAACACTAACTACAGTGGGATAATCCtctcttttgaccagctggttatactgtgtttgatgcaccccaggatgcggtttgccctcttagctgccagggcacactgctggctcctgtcgACCAGCCTGCTgttgaccagcacccccagatccctttctgcagagctcttcttcagccactcctctcccagtttatactTATGTCTGTCATTACTCCATCCCAGGTACAGAATCTGgcttttgttcttgttaaacttcatgccattgatgATTGCCCAATGCTCCAGTCTACCTCGAttcctctgcaaggcctctcgTCCCTTtgagagagtcaacagcacctcctggttgagtatcatcagcaaacttgctaagggTGCATTCAACTgctgcatccagatcattgataaaaattttcacagaactggccctagaattgatccctgaggaacaccgCTGGTGACTGGTcgccagccagatgtagccccattcagCACAAGCCTGAAGAGCCCTGCTCTTCAGCCAGTTCCTCACCCAGGGCACCGTGAACCTGCTCATCCCACAGTTGGACAAGTcgtccagaaggatgctgtgagggacagtatcaaatgccttactaaaatccagaaaaactacatccactgccttcccttcatcTACAGGATGGGTGACCTTATGGTAGAAAGATATCAAATGAGTTAGACTGGCCTTTCCCTTTGagaacccatgttgactgtgcctgatgattgcattgtCCTTTCAATGCCTTTCAGTAGTATCCAGtatgatcttctccataatttttccaggtgctgaggttagactaacaggtctgtagtttcctgggtcttcTCTCACACCCTTCATGTACATTGGAAGAACACTGGCTAGCTTCTAGTCAtcagggacctccccagactcccaagatCTTTGGTAGATGATTGAGAGGGGTCCTGCTGTAACATCCGCTGAGCCCCTGCTCTGAGCTCCCTTTCTAATCAGCATGGAGGGTGACACTCACAGAAAAGAGCGTGTGGCATTTGAGGTGCCAGGGGTGGTCCAAGACATGTACAGGTGTCGGCTAGCCTGACAGAAATTTGAGGGACCCATATCCTTCCCCTGCGTCAACACTAGAGGTGAGTGGGCCTCCACTGAATGAAGGTGACATGAAACACTCTCCAGACTCCCCTCCCCATGCTGCTGAgtccctgctgcttcctctgggCCTGCAGAGGCCTTGTTTGCCTGTGGATACACCAATTCAGTTTTTTCTGTCAGGTGACTCCATCTTGGGTGATCTCTCACTTTGTGGGGCTCCATTCAGTACCCACCCCAGGCACTCGCTCCCCTTGGAGAGCCCGGGGGTTCTCCAGGAAGCTCCAGTTTCCCCTTGAGAACAAAGATGTCTGCCATGTCTTATATGTGACAGCCTTGGGTATGTCACTCAGTGACCAGCCATTGCTTCCACTGTCACTAGatgctgatcacagaatcacagaatcacagaatgttagggattggaagggacctcgaaagatcatctagtccaatccccctgccggagcaggattgcctagatcatatcacacaggaacgcgtccaggcgggttttgaatgtctccagagaaggagactccacaacctctctgggcagcctgttccagtgttcggtcaccctcaccgtaaagaagtttttcctcatatttatgtggaacctcctgtgttccagcttgcacccattgccccttgtcctgtcaagggatgtcactgagaagagcctggctccatcctcatgacacttgccctttacatatttataaacattaatgaggtcacccctcagtctcctcttctctaagctaaagagacccagctccctcagcctctcctcataaggagTTCTGATGAGTGAGTTCTAAAGCCAGTCCTCAATCTCTAACAGGTCAGTGTGACTGAGAGGTTTTTGTTCATGCAGCTGTGCGGAACCCTGAGGAACAGTCCTTTTGGGGATGCGATTCCTCAAGCCTACTCCAGACAACAGCATTGGAAGGAAAGACCAATGTTTGTTCATGGCACAGAGGAGATCCCATTTTATTACAGAGATGCTGAGAGAGGTTCAGCTCTGACCTGGCATTAGACACCATTAGAGAGGCTCTAGATAAGAGATAGTGGGTTAGTGTCTCTGTAGAAGTGGAAGGAATTCAAACATATCTGTAGgaacattttaacaaaaaaataagaataaaaataatgatgaagagaacaaaaaaagttcaGGACTAGTGCAGAATATCCTGTGAGTCATTTGTGGAAGGGTATGGGAAATTTATTGCTGCCTAAAAGGTGTCCATAAAATCAGTTTCCTAATGGTGT
This window contains:
- the LOC137677074 gene encoding olfactory receptor 14A16-like, with the translated sequence MELKEGLLEKENGGQGPQAQRKKMSNNNNSITHFLLLAFADTRELQFLHFCLFLGIYLAALLSNSLIITTIACDHHLHTPVYFFLLNLSLLDLGSISTTVPKAMANSLWDTRAISFLGCAAQVFFFPFSIVGEYFLLTVMAYDRYVAICKPLHYGTLLDSRACVHMAAAAWGGALLTSAVHTANTFSLPLCQGNVVDQFFCEIPQILRLSCSHSYRREVGLIVVSVFVEIMCFVFIVVSYVRIFRAVLRIPSEQGRHKAFSTCLPHLVVVSLFVSTASFSYLKPPAISSPPLDLVVVVLYSVVPPAVNPIIYSMRNKELKVAIRKLILWTPFKLLCVPT